Within the Achromobacter spanius genome, the region GGTGGACGACATCATCATCACCAACGGCGCGCTGGACGCGCTGAACCTGAGCCTGGCGGCGGTGACCCAGCCCGGCGATGCGGTCATCGTGGAATCCCCCACGTTCTACGCCGCCCTGCAATCGCTGGAACGCAACCAGCTCCACGCCATCGAAGTGGCCACGCATCCGCGCGAAGGCATCGACCTGCAAGCGCTGGAAGACGCCATCGTGCAGCACCGGCCGCGCGCCTGCTGGTTGATGACCACGTTCCAGAATCCGCTGGGCAGCCTGATGCCCGACAGAAAAAAGGAAGCGCTGGTCCGACTGCTGACCCGACATGACATTGCGCTGATTGAAGACGACGTCTACGGCGAACTGTATTTTGGCGAACACCGGCCGCGCCCGGCCAAGGCCTTCGACAAGGAAGGCATCGTGATGCACTGCTCGTCGTTTTCGAAGACGCTGGCGCCGGGTTACCGCGTGGGCTGGGTGGCAGGCGGACGCTATGCGCGGCAGATCATGCGCAACAAGCTCACCACCAGCCTGGCGACCGCCGCGCCCACGCAGGCCGCCATTGCCGCCTATCTGGAAAAAGGCGGCTACGACCGCCACCTGCGCCAGTTCCGCCAGGCACTGGCCGTGCAGCAAGGCGAACTGCTGCAAGCCGTGGCGCGCTATTTCCCAAAGGGTACGCGCGCCACGCGGCCCGCGGGCGGGTACTTTGTGTGGGTGGAATTGCCTGCGCACATCGACACGCTGAAGGTCCACCGCGCGGCGCTGGATCACGGCATCAGCATCGCGCCGGGGCCGCTGTTTTCGTCGTCGGGCGCCTTTCGGAATTTCCTGCGCTTGAACCATGGGCACCCGTGGAACGCCGACATGGAACAGGGGATGGCGACGCTGGGCAAGCTGCTGGGGGGTGGTTAGGGTCAGCGGTTTGTGATCAGCGGGTTCGTGGTGAGCGGGGTTGTCCTTAGCGACCCGTAGGCGCGGCCGCCGCGCGTGCCGCCTCGACCTCGCTCAGCAAGGATGCCGCGTCCGGTCTCAGGGGCAGGGCCAGCTTGCCCTGGCGGTCGATGGCGCCCCATTGGCCGCCCGTCATGTAGCTGTGCTCACCGTCCGGTGTACGGGCCGTGCGGCAGCCTTCGCACACCACGGCCAGCCCGCCGCTGTAGCGGTCGACCCATTCGTAAGGGGTGGCCAGCACGCGGTTGAGCCGCGTGTCGTAATAGGCCATGCCGCCCGACCACGGCCCGCGCGTCAGGCCGTCTTCGAAGTCATCCGCGAAATTGTCGAAGGTGACGACGGCTACCGATTTTCCATCGGGCCGTACCCAGCGCCACGATCCTTGCGTG harbors:
- a CDS encoding PLP-dependent aminotransferase family protein, with the translated sequence MKRYERLTEDITASIRSGLLQVGDRLPSVRQTSASRGVSPSTVFKAYYLLEARGLIRARDRSGYYVLRAPQAALPELDGLSSAPAGRHPVDVSDNVLQVLNATLRRDMTPFGSAFPSPSLLPYARLGKFMASAAQRLDPWGSIDDLSPGDAALRRAIALRYLADGLTVPVDDIIITNGALDALNLSLAAVTQPGDAVIVESPTFYAALQSLERNQLHAIEVATHPREGIDLQALEDAIVQHRPRACWLMTTFQNPLGSLMPDRKKEALVRLLTRHDIALIEDDVYGELYFGEHRPRPAKAFDKEGIVMHCSSFSKTLAPGYRVGWVAGGRYARQIMRNKLTTSLATAAPTQAAIAAYLEKGGYDRHLRQFRQALAVQQGELLQAVARYFPKGTRATRPAGGYFVWVELPAHIDTLKVHRAALDHGISIAPGPLFSSSGAFRNFLRLNHGHPWNADMEQGMATLGKLLGGG